Part of the Eikenella corrodens genome is shown below.
CAAAAATCACCCCGGCCAGCGGCGCATTGAATGCCGCCGCCAAACCACCCGCCGCACCGGCCGCCAGCAATTCCTTGTCTTGCAAGCGCTTGAATGCCAAATTGTAGCGTTTGCACCAAGAACCCCAGGCCAGCATCACCGCCGCACCCACTTGCACCGAAGGCCCTTCGCGCCCGATGGACGCCCCGGCCAGCATGCCCAAAAACGTGAGCGGGATTTTCCAAACCGTGCGCCCCAAGGCCACCAAACGGTTGCCGCCCTTCACTTTCGGCATCGACAGCATGGCCAGCACCTGCGGAATCCCGCTGCCCGCCGTATAGGGCGCATAACGGCGCGTGAACCACACAATCAGCATCATCGCCGCCGGCAGCACCGCAAACGCCGCCAGCGGATACTGCCGCGACCACTCGCGGTTCAGATGCAGCGCGTAATCCGCCAGCCTGGCAAAACCCAGCGACACCAGCGACACCAAAGCCGCCCCCATCAACAGCAAAACCACCGCCGCCGTTTTGCGCGACAGGCGCTGAGTCTGCTTGATTTTGTGCGACAGCGCCCTGCCGATGCCGCTGCTGAGCTTCAAACCCAATCGTTTCATATTGATCTATCCGTTGCAGCCGGGGGATCTGCCTGTTGGCAAACGCCATTCCCAAACCGCAATAGCTCGTTAAACTAACAAAACATTTCTTTGCATATTATAGCAAATAGTAATAAAACGGCAGGCTGATTCGCATTTACGCCGCTCATCCGTTGCAAACTGCCTGCGGCCATGCCAACTAAAAATCTTTACGCTTCAACCCCATCAAACTGAAAAATCCCCATTTGGCGCAAAATATCTTGCCTTTTGGGCACGCTTCCTATATTATCCGCCGTTCCGAACACGGAGTAGTGGCTGAGAGGCTGAAGGCACACCCCTGCTAAGGGTGCATATGGGCTAAAACCTGTATCGAGGGTTCGAATCCCTCCTACTCCGCCAGTTTAAAACTCCCCAATCCGCAAGATTGGGGAGTTTACTTTTGCCTGTTTGATGCGTAAGCTTTCAGGTAGCCTCCAGACAACAGGCTACCTGAAAACTGCGAAGGCTGCTTTTTCAGGTAGCCTGCTATCCAGTCTTAAAGCCCATTTGGCAGACAATCCCATACCAAGCAAATAGACACTCACTCCAACAAGTAGCCACCCGCTCCATATAACAAAATCAGCCCAGCAACATCGAACCAATCCACAAAGGCTACCTGAAAACCAAATCAAGCAATCCACTGCTTACTGCCAAGCCATCAAAAAAGGCTACCTGAAGTTTCAGGTAGCCTTTTCTTCAATCAAGGTTCAAGCGGCGGCATTACGCAGTTTTCTTGCCGGTGCCTTTGCTGAACACGATTTTAGTCGCCTGCCAAGCCACGCAGCAGCCGCCGGCGATGAATACCAAGTCGGAAATGGTGCGAATCCAACGCAGCATCACCAGCGAATCCTGCTGCATGAAGCCTTCGCTTCGGGCCATCCACAAACCGTCGTGAATAGCGGCATAAATTTGAATTACACCGGCGGGCAGCAGGCTGGTGGCGATCATGCCCACCAGGCCGAGGTTCAGCATCCAGAAACCGTAGCTCATCAGTTTTTCTTCAAACTCATAGTCCGGTTTCAGGTAGCGTGCCACCAGCAGCACGAAGCCCAAGGCGAGGAAGCCGTATACACCGAACAGAGCGGCATGGGCGTGCACGGCGGTGGTGTTCAAGCCTTGCAGGTAGAAGAGTGACAGCGGCGGGTTGATCAGGAAGCCGAACACGCCGGCGCCGATCATATTCCAGAAAGCCACGGCCACGAAGCACATCAGCGGCCAGCGCAGGCGTTTCATCCACGGGGTGGCGTGCTGGTAGGCCCAGTGTTCATGCGCCTCTTTGCCCAGCAAAATCAGCGGCACCACTTCCAAAGCAGAGAAGCAGGCGCCCACGGCCAGAATCGGCGTGGTGGTACCGGCGAAATACAGGTGGTGGAACGTGCCAGGCACGCCGCCGACCATAAACAGCGAAGCGGCAACCAACGAGGCCACGGTGGCCGATTTGCGGCTCACCAAACCCAGGTTGTAGAAAATGAAGGCCAGCGCCACGGTGGCGAACACTTCAAAGAAGCCTTCCACCCACAGGTGCACCACCCACCAGCGCCAGTAGTCCATCACGGTGAGGCTGTCGTGCTCGCCGTAGAACAGGCCGGGTGCGTAGAACACGCCCACGCCCACCATGGAGGCCACGAAAATGGCCAGCAGGTTTTTGTCGGCGTTTTTGTCTTTAAACGCAGACACGGTGCAGCGCAGCATCAGGAACAGCCACAGCAGGAGGCCGACCATCAGCAGAATCTGCCAGAAGCGGCCCAAATCCAAGTATTCGTAGCCTTGGTGGCCGAACCAGAAATTCAGGTGCGCGGGCATGGCGTGGCTCAAGGCCAGGAAGTTGCCGCCGTAAGAGCCGCCCACCACGATAAACAGCGCCACAAACAGCGCGTTTACGCCGAGCGCCTGGAATTTCGGATCTTTGCCGCCGTTTACCACCGGAGCCAGGAACAGGCCGGCGGTGAGGAAGCCGGTGGCAATCCAGAAGAT
Proteins encoded:
- a CDS encoding nitric-oxide reductase large subunit, whose amino-acid sequence is MGQYKKLWLSLIAVLTITFSILGYLGVEVYRQAPPFPEAYVSADGKTVISKDDVLAGQSAWQSTGGMELGSILGHGAYQAPDWTADWLHRELVAWLNISAQEQHGKMFDELNADQQAALKAALTEEYRNGSRMGADGKVVLSDTRIKAIEAVAPYYIKLYGNDPSMEKTREHFAMKNNTLPDETRRQRLANFFFWTSWAAATNRPNHDATYTNNWPHEPLINNVPTTENVMWSVASIVFLLSGIGLLVWGWSFLHKEEGELQLPDTDPVSKVQLTPSQRALGKYVFLTVALFIVQILLGGLTAHYTVEGQRFFGIPLSDWFPYALVRTWHLQSAIFWIATGFLTAGLFLAPVVNGGKDPKFQALGVNALFVALFIVVGGSYGGNFLALSHAMPAHLNFWFGHQGYEYLDLGRFWQILLMVGLLLWLFLMLRCTVSAFKDKNADKNLLAIFVASMVGVGVFYAPGLFYGEHDSLTVMDYWRWWVVHLWVEGFFEVFATVALAFIFYNLGLVSRKSATVASLVAASLFMVGGVPGTFHHLYFAGTTTPILAVGACFSALEVVPLILLGKEAHEHWAYQHATPWMKRLRWPLMCFVAVAFWNMIGAGVFGFLINPPLSLFYLQGLNTTAVHAHAALFGVYGFLALGFVLLVARYLKPDYEFEEKLMSYGFWMLNLGLVGMIATSLLPAGVIQIYAAIHDGLWMARSEGFMQQDSLVMLRWIRTISDLVFIAGGCCVAWQATKIVFSKGTGKKTA